One Faecalicatena sp. Marseille-Q4148 DNA window includes the following coding sequences:
- a CDS encoding glycosyl transferase, giving the protein MIPKTIHYCWFGEKKLPKLAEKCIKSWKKYCPDYEIKLWNESNFDLNMNQYVREAYEAKKWAFITDYARLYIVYHYGGIYLDTDVELIKPLDDLLENEAFFGIEATPNKCIATGIGFGAEKENPMVKEILDQYSDLKFKLGDGQYDMTPCPDRNTLVFKKYGYDSQDRCQVINGAQILSSEYLCPKDFKTGKLHITDQTVSIHHYDGSWQPLSTKIKCSVARLIGWQK; this is encoded by the coding sequence ATGATACCAAAGACAATTCATTATTGTTGGTTTGGCGAAAAGAAATTGCCGAAACTGGCAGAAAAGTGTATCAAAAGCTGGAAAAAATATTGTCCGGATTATGAAATAAAACTGTGGAATGAGAGTAATTTTGATTTAAACATGAATCAATATGTCCGTGAGGCGTATGAGGCAAAGAAATGGGCATTTATCACAGATTATGCCAGATTGTATATCGTCTATCACTATGGAGGCATTTATCTTGACACAGATGTGGAACTGATAAAACCTTTGGATGATTTGTTAGAGAATGAAGCATTCTTTGGTATTGAAGCAACACCAAATAAATGTATTGCAACGGGAATCGGTTTTGGAGCTGAAAAAGAGAATCCGATGGTAAAAGAAATCCTGGATCAGTATTCGGACCTTAAGTTTAAACTGGGGGATGGTCAGTATGATATGACACCATGTCCGGATAGAAATACGCTTGTATTCAAAAAATACGGTTACGATTCTCAGGATAGATGTCAGGTTATCAATGGAGCACAGATACTGTCAAGCGAATACCTTTGCCCGAAAGATTTTAAAACAGGGAAATTGCATATCACGGATCAGACAGTATCGATCCATCATTATGATGGGAGCTGGCAACCGCTCTCAACAAAAATAAAATGTTCAGTTGCAAGATTAATTGGTTGGCAAAAATAG
- a CDS encoding EpsG family protein — MYTYILILCFAIFLFVQQNNKKHEGLNYVLLLVEAIFLIFSVNNSDYSNYLLIYNGEMGSEIGIRFVSSILRGIGLESYTYFLVLVMALIAFVFWKWGKLIPYINHVLFLYALMIMYYDCIQIRNTIATFLILYGLYLSLYDKKVEMIIVCMIAVLFHSFSALFALMLLYVVFVRQKDNYEISKFEIGLHAFGGIFIIVFGRKILLFLAAQGPFFHRIYGYLSADNGYDSLIIWAGSTVFLMVLLWYFGVRNVLSVDNLSVPEINKKAVNYLYRYTLFSVSCSGFLLFLNEFNRTYRLFNMMLFMVFALVEDEMSWKNKRILFVLFTLINIAFMMVALSRGVDLDTFFVKW; from the coding sequence ATGTATACATATATATTGATTTTATGTTTTGCAATATTTTTATTTGTACAACAAAATAATAAAAAACATGAAGGTTTGAATTATGTGCTATTGCTTGTAGAGGCAATCTTTTTGATCTTTTCCGTAAATAATTCTGATTATTCTAACTATTTGTTGATTTACAATGGGGAAATGGGTTCAGAAATCGGGATTCGGTTTGTATCTTCTATCCTGCGTGGGATTGGATTAGAAAGTTACACATACTTTCTAGTTCTTGTTATGGCTCTGATTGCATTTGTCTTTTGGAAGTGGGGAAAACTAATCCCGTATATCAATCATGTATTGTTCCTCTATGCGCTCATGATTATGTATTATGACTGTATCCAGATTAGAAATACAATTGCCACCTTTCTGATTCTGTACGGACTTTATCTGAGTCTGTATGATAAAAAAGTGGAAATGATTATCGTATGTATGATTGCGGTGCTTTTTCATAGTTTTTCTGCACTTTTTGCCCTTATGCTCCTGTATGTTGTATTTGTGAGACAAAAGGACAATTATGAGATCTCAAAATTTGAAATCGGCTTGCATGCATTCGGTGGAATTTTTATTATTGTGTTCGGGAGGAAGATATTATTATTTCTGGCAGCCCAGGGACCGTTTTTTCACAGAATCTACGGATACTTATCAGCAGATAACGGGTATGATTCACTAATTATCTGGGCAGGTTCCACTGTGTTTCTTATGGTACTGCTTTGGTATTTCGGCGTAAGAAATGTTTTGTCTGTCGATAATCTCTCTGTTCCCGAGATAAATAAAAAAGCGGTAAATTATTTATACCGCTATACATTATTCAGTGTAAGCTGTTCAGGATTTTTATTGTTTTTAAACGAATTCAACAGAACCTATCGTTTGTTTAATATGATGCTGTTTATGGTATTTGCACTGGTAGAAGATGAGATGTCCTGGAAGAATAAGCGGATATTGTTTGTTCTGTTTACACTCATAAATATCGCTTTTATGATGGTTGCTTTGTCAAGAGGTGTTGATCTTGATACCTTTTTTGTTAAATGGTAG
- a CDS encoding oligosaccharide flippase family protein: MNLRRAAKTAFVYFAGNVLSKLVIFILFPLYTVYIDPVQYGNYDLACSIINLIAPIAFVQIWDAVFRFSFDSEKTKDKYALISNTFVVSIIGVGVYIILMTAVNAFMKFDYYPYVAVYGLAFAFQYVYAYSARVFLNNTLYVFSGVLNTIVSVVLNVILIVNFHWDVKSLYVSAIIGILLQILVIEWKLKLIKNFSIKDINFKVVERMVKFSIPLCIATVSYWLLSGYSRIILDKYVGGVEVGLYAVANRLASIVTVVMSIFQFAWNEAAYLMAQDEERKKVYKSFVDILLKTMCWIIAMLIIFIRIVFPFYIGPEYQDAVWIIPATIIGVSANAVAAFISTLFMTEKQTSFIMTSTVIASVFNVVFAIFSAKRFGIQGVVVTLMISFVILLVLRIWSMVKLQGIKLGIDFLYALTALIISVILFYLISNTVFLIGILFVLIVLALFDIREVISLCINKWRKEK, encoded by the coding sequence GTGAATTTAAGAAGAGCTGCAAAAACTGCTTTCGTCTATTTTGCAGGGAATGTATTATCCAAATTAGTTATTTTTATTTTATTTCCACTATATACCGTTTATATCGATCCGGTGCAGTATGGAAACTATGATTTGGCATGTTCTATCATAAACTTAATTGCACCGATCGCATTTGTCCAGATATGGGATGCGGTCTTTCGCTTTTCCTTTGATTCTGAAAAAACAAAAGACAAATATGCTTTAATTTCGAATACATTCGTTGTGAGTATCATAGGAGTGGGGGTATACATTATATTAATGACGGCTGTAAATGCATTTATGAAATTTGACTATTATCCATATGTAGCAGTCTATGGATTAGCGTTTGCCTTCCAATATGTATATGCGTATTCTGCCCGTGTATTTTTAAACAATACGTTATATGTTTTTTCAGGGGTATTAAATACGATTGTATCGGTTGTATTAAATGTCATTTTAATCGTAAACTTCCATTGGGATGTAAAATCGCTGTATGTATCTGCGATTATAGGAATTCTGCTCCAGATACTTGTGATTGAATGGAAACTAAAGCTCATTAAAAACTTTAGTATAAAAGATATTAACTTTAAAGTGGTAGAGCGGATGGTAAAATTCTCGATTCCGTTATGTATTGCAACCGTATCCTACTGGCTTTTGAGTGGTTACTCCCGTATCATTCTCGACAAATATGTCGGAGGAGTTGAAGTGGGATTATACGCTGTCGCCAACAGACTGGCAAGTATCGTAACTGTTGTGATGTCTATTTTCCAGTTTGCATGGAACGAGGCGGCATACCTGATGGCCCAGGATGAGGAACGAAAAAAAGTATACAAGTCGTTTGTCGATATCCTGCTAAAAACAATGTGTTGGATTATTGCAATGCTGATTATTTTTATCAGAATTGTATTTCCGTTCTATATCGGACCGGAGTATCAGGATGCAGTCTGGATCATTCCGGCAACTATCATCGGAGTTTCAGCTAATGCGGTGGCCGCATTTATCAGTACACTTTTTATGACAGAAAAGCAGACATCGTTTATTATGACGAGTACAGTGATTGCATCCGTTTTTAACGTAGTGTTTGCCATTTTCAGTGCAAAAAGATTTGGAATTCAGGGCGTTGTAGTTACATTAATGATTTCTTTTGTCATATTACTTGTTTTAAGAATATGGTCTATGGTAAAACTACAGGGAATTAAACTAGGAATAGACTTTCTGTACGCACTGACTGCATTAATTATCAGTGTAATCTTATTTTATTTGATATCAAATACTGTATTCCTGATCGGTATTTTATTCGTCTTAATCGTACTTGCGCTATTTGATATCAGAGAGGTAATTAGTTTGTGCATAAATAAATGGAGAAAAGAAAAATAA
- a CDS encoding LCP family protein: MKNNKIVKIIFAGICVAVLLIAGYWLWTTLDQKKTEETSVPAQDLSNTVLYQGKEYEYNSDLKNILFVGIDKTDMLTEQETPGTAGQADCILLVSMDRTSKTAKVIQVSRDTMTDVDLYDVSGNYSKTIRKQIATQYAYANGGKSSNWAMKKAVSRLFYELPIDGTVAMNMEGIRAVTDAVGGVTLTIPEDYTVIDPAFTAGATVTLNGEQAEKYIRYRNTDETGSNNDRMKRQTQFVPELLKAVRAIAGENGNYYETFSSILEPYMVLDMSAKDVNELAEYGLASEDIYTVPGEVQAGAEHDEFIVNDDELYEMVINMFYRPVETADR, from the coding sequence ATGAAAAATAATAAGATAGTTAAAATCATTTTTGCAGGGATCTGTGTGGCAGTATTGTTAATCGCAGGATATTGGCTGTGGACCACATTGGATCAGAAGAAGACAGAGGAAACTTCGGTTCCGGCACAGGATCTGAGCAATACAGTTTTGTATCAGGGCAAAGAATATGAATATAATTCTGATCTGAAAAATATTCTTTTCGTAGGAATTGATAAGACAGATATGCTGACAGAACAGGAGACGCCGGGAACGGCGGGACAGGCAGACTGTATTCTCTTGGTATCTATGGATCGTACTTCTAAAACTGCGAAAGTAATCCAAGTTTCCAGAGATACGATGACGGACGTAGATCTCTACGATGTGTCGGGGAATTATTCCAAAACAATCCGCAAGCAGATCGCAACCCAGTATGCCTACGCCAATGGCGGCAAGAGCAGTAACTGGGCTATGAAGAAAGCAGTATCAAGGCTGTTTTACGAGCTCCCGATTGATGGAACTGTTGCCATGAACATGGAAGGAATTCGGGCTGTTACGGATGCCGTAGGCGGTGTTACGCTGACGATTCCGGAAGATTATACTGTGATTGATCCGGCATTTACAGCGGGAGCAACGGTAACGCTGAATGGTGAGCAGGCGGAAAAATATATCAGATACCGCAACACAGATGAGACAGGCAGCAATAATGACCGCATGAAGCGTCAGACACAGTTCGTGCCGGAGCTTTTGAAAGCTGTAAGAGCCATAGCGGGAGAGAATGGAAACTATTACGAGACATTTTCCAGCATATTAGAGCCTTATATGGTTTTGGACATGTCGGCAAAAGACGTAAATGAACTGGCAGAATATGGACTGGCATCTGAGGACATCTACACAGTACCGGGAGAAGTTCAGGCCGGGGCAGAACACGATGAGTTTATTGTAAATGACGATGAACTGTATGAGATGGTAATAAATATGTTTTATCGGCCGGTGGAAACTGCTGACAGATAG
- a CDS encoding MBOAT family protein: MAFISIRYLLFFIAIFIFNWGYVSSCRKLKKSSYKTYSVILLVESYMFILVSDWKTAIVLFLQTIIVYFAAKAMKKYKNNKQVCVKFFAVGIIFSVGQLIVYKYCDFFVHTVFPSDRRIIPFIPLGISFFTFSAVGYLIDLYRNKYEPMENFADLALYLAFFPKFVSGPIVRANKFLEQVKHGYTSVNLQNLQIGIQYVVMGMFKKMVLADHLAVFVDEVFHVPTAFHSATCVWAVISYSLQIYFDFSGYSDMAIGFSKMLGIHIDKNFDLPYISRNITEFWKRWHISLSSWLQDYLYISMGGSRRGKVRRYLNLITTMLIGGLWHGASWNFIIWGGIHGAALVVHKEFMNVRSRIASEKTEQKNRKGYWSIVLTYIFVCITWIFFRANTFSQAIEILVRTVTFQDGVQQIYSWTFLAIAFACWEIIYSIIKNKRDVKGRLELSYPMFDLNKVTGLFFFFLFVGITMILGYVGQVAFIYGKF; this comes from the coding sequence ATGGCATTTATAAGTATCCGATATCTTTTATTTTTTATAGCAATCTTTATTTTTAACTGGGGTTATGTAAGCAGTTGTCGCAAATTGAAGAAGTCATCTTACAAAACATATAGCGTAATCCTCTTAGTTGAGAGCTATATGTTTATTCTTGTATCCGATTGGAAAACGGCAATTGTATTATTTCTTCAGACGATCATTGTTTATTTTGCAGCAAAGGCAATGAAGAAATATAAAAATAACAAGCAAGTGTGCGTAAAGTTTTTTGCAGTGGGGATTATTTTCTCTGTAGGACAGCTGATTGTTTATAAGTACTGTGACTTTTTTGTGCATACGGTGTTTCCTTCTGACAGGCGCATCATTCCATTTATTCCGCTTGGCATATCTTTCTTTACGTTTTCAGCTGTTGGTTATCTGATTGACTTATACCGCAATAAATATGAACCCATGGAAAATTTTGCTGATCTGGCGTTGTATCTGGCTTTTTTCCCTAAGTTTGTATCAGGTCCGATTGTTAGGGCAAATAAGTTCCTCGAGCAGGTAAAACATGGATATACTTCTGTCAATTTGCAGAATCTTCAGATTGGAATTCAATATGTCGTGATGGGAATGTTCAAAAAAATGGTGCTGGCAGATCACTTGGCAGTGTTTGTGGATGAAGTGTTTCATGTTCCGACAGCATTTCATTCGGCAACCTGCGTGTGGGCAGTCATTAGCTATTCTTTGCAGATCTATTTTGATTTTTCCGGATACTCAGATATGGCGATCGGTTTTTCAAAAATGCTCGGAATTCATATCGATAAGAACTTTGATTTGCCGTATATTTCCCGTAATATAACAGAATTTTGGAAAAGATGGCATATAAGTTTATCTTCCTGGCTTCAGGATTATCTCTACATTTCTATGGGAGGAAGCCGCAGAGGGAAGGTCCGTAGATACTTAAACCTGATTACAACGATGCTGATAGGCGGATTATGGCATGGCGCTTCCTGGAATTTTATTATCTGGGGCGGTATTCATGGGGCAGCCCTGGTTGTTCACAAAGAATTTATGAATGTGAGAAGCCGGATTGCTTCTGAAAAAACAGAGCAAAAGAACCGGAAAGGATACTGGTCAATCGTGCTAACTTATATTTTTGTCTGTATTACATGGATATTTTTTAGAGCAAATACATTCTCACAGGCAATTGAAATATTGGTAAGAACAGTTACGTTCCAGGATGGAGTACAGCAAATATATTCTTGGACATTTTTGGCGATTGCATTTGCATGCTGGGAAATTATCTATTCGATAATCAAAAACAAACGCGATGTAAAGGGGCGCCTGGAATTGTCATATCCAATGTTTGATCTGAATAAGGTCACAGGATTATTTTTCTTTTTCTTATTTGTAGGAATCACGATGATACTCGGATATGTAGGTCAGGTTGCGTTTATTTATGGCAAGTTTTAA
- a CDS encoding NAD-dependent epimerase/dehydratase family protein, with translation MKKKILITGKGSYIGSNFRAYLEQDQEHYIIDELDMQNDGWHAYDFSGYDVVYHVAGLAHSTPKESERELYYRVNTDLTHEVAKKAKQSGVKQFIFMSSIIVYGSGEIGQDRIITKNTPLTPDNFYGDSKKQAEQKIAPLADEQFKVVILRPPMVYGRDSKGNYPMLAKFAKKTPVFPNIKNERSMLYLGNLLEFVKLMIDNEESGIFLPQNKEYVCTSQLVHTIAKLYQHKIMFTKLFNPLIMLCGKNTYVNKVFGNFTIDKELSAYREDYNKYSFEESIRLTERIRE, from the coding sequence ATGAAGAAGAAAATATTGATTACTGGAAAAGGAAGCTACATCGGAAGTAATTTCCGTGCATACCTGGAACAAGATCAAGAACATTATATTATAGATGAACTAGATATGCAGAATGATGGTTGGCATGCGTATGATTTCTCTGGATACGATGTTGTATATCATGTTGCGGGATTGGCGCATTCTACGCCAAAGGAAAGTGAGCGTGAGTTGTATTATCGTGTCAATACAGATCTAACTCACGAAGTTGCGAAGAAGGCGAAGCAGTCTGGAGTAAAGCAATTTATTTTTATGAGTTCCATCATTGTATATGGCAGTGGAGAGATTGGACAGGACAGAATTATTACAAAGAATACGCCATTAACACCGGATAATTTTTATGGAGACAGTAAGAAGCAGGCTGAACAAAAGATTGCGCCATTGGCAGATGAACAGTTTAAAGTAGTGATCCTAAGACCGCCGATGGTGTACGGAAGAGATTCAAAGGGGAATTATCCAATGTTAGCAAAGTTTGCCAAAAAGACGCCGGTATTTCCCAATATTAAGAATGAGCGAAGTATGTTGTATTTGGGGAATCTGTTGGAGTTTGTCAAATTAATGATTGACAATGAAGAGTCGGGGATTTTTCTGCCGCAGAACAAAGAATACGTATGTACCAGTCAGTTAGTACATACAATTGCAAAGCTCTATCAACATAAGATTATGTTTACAAAGCTGTTCAACCCGTTGATTATGTTGTGCGGGAAAAATACTTATGTTAATAAAGTATTTGGCAATTTTACGATTGATAAGGAATTGTCCGCTTATAGAGAAGATTATAATAAGTATTCTTTTGAAGAATCCATTAGACTTACTGAAAGGATAAGGGAATGA
- a CDS encoding glycosyltransferase, with protein MKKALVFASVASMIQQFNMNNIRLLQELGYQVDVACNFKFGSSISDEKIRELKKTLEELHVGYYHIPVPRKIQDVKGIMKSYRMSLKLMNEQKYDLIHCHSPIGGIICRMANRRSSNYQHCKMIYTAHGFHFFKGNHPLKNLIFGTVERLGAHFTDVLLTINLEDYEAAKKFRLKKQGCIKYVPGIGMDLKSIQEIEPKREQLCNELGLSADTRLIVSVGELNKNKNHAVVVEALSWLPENFHYLICGQGDLREELSVLADSLQCGDRLHLLNYRRDVISIVKSCDYFVFPSKREGLSVALMEALVCNATCLASRIRGNTDLIYDRENGFLFDADERAAQEIYDLIQEIERKGVCFDEEVQNKVLDKIDRRNIEKDMREIYTSEGEGKM; from the coding sequence ATGAAAAAAGCGTTAGTATTTGCTTCGGTCGCATCAATGATTCAGCAATTTAATATGAATAATATTAGATTGCTGCAAGAGTTGGGATATCAGGTAGACGTTGCATGTAACTTTAAGTTCGGAAGCTCCATATCTGATGAGAAGATTCGGGAGCTTAAGAAGACATTGGAGGAACTGCATGTTGGTTATTACCATATACCGGTTCCAAGAAAAATACAAGATGTAAAAGGAATTATGAAGTCATACCGTATGTCATTGAAGTTAATGAATGAGCAGAAGTATGACTTAATTCATTGTCATTCTCCGATTGGCGGAATCATTTGCCGGATGGCGAACAGACGGAGCTCCAATTATCAACATTGTAAAATGATCTACACAGCTCACGGATTCCATTTCTTTAAGGGGAATCATCCGCTGAAGAATCTGATATTTGGAACGGTAGAGCGATTGGGTGCACATTTTACAGATGTATTGCTCACAATTAATCTCGAAGATTATGAAGCAGCGAAGAAGTTTCGATTAAAGAAACAAGGATGCATAAAATATGTACCGGGGATTGGAATGGATTTAAAGAGTATCCAGGAGATCGAACCGAAACGAGAGCAGTTATGTAACGAATTAGGACTGAGCGCTGATACGAGACTGATAGTCTCTGTGGGTGAGTTAAATAAAAATAAAAATCACGCTGTTGTTGTAGAAGCTTTAAGTTGGCTCCCGGAGAACTTCCATTATCTTATTTGTGGGCAGGGCGATCTGCGGGAAGAATTGTCAGTATTGGCTGATAGTTTGCAATGTGGGGACAGGCTGCATCTGTTAAATTACCGGAGAGATGTGATCTCGATTGTAAAATCATGCGACTATTTCGTATTTCCTTCTAAAAGAGAAGGATTATCTGTTGCTCTGATGGAAGCATTGGTATGTAATGCAACTTGTCTTGCCTCTCGCATCAGAGGAAATACAGATTTAATCTATGATAGAGAAAATGGATTTTTGTTTGATGCAGATGAGCGTGCGGCACAGGAAATCTATGACCTCATTCAGGAAATTGAAAGAAAGGGAGTATGTTTTGATGAAGAGGTTCAGAACAAAGTACTCGATAAGATAGACAGAAGAAATATCGAAAAGGATATGAGAGAGATTTATACGTCTGAAGGCGAAGGGAAGATGTGA
- a CDS encoding glycosyltransferase, with amino-acid sequence MKKKVSIYLRNCKIHPSGYYRIYQYFREMDSVAMKYRELVPDSVYRNYFFNYNLLNKFIYSIVIVFKSIFDLLCDVFIYKPDIVIINREICPKFQTKIHYLLEKKLLKKAYVIWDIDDAILLNGEISKSEWELLENESNKISLLSEYLKNMLSEDNWSKVDYIPTTDGDYIKKEFRKPDMRKEVYEKEIRIIWLATVTNIPYLEKCIPYLEKVAQVLEEQYNKRLVLTCVCNKEVNVQTKYLVLRNVTWEREKALDIMHESHIGIMPLEDNEFTRGKGGFKLIQYMSASIPVVASNVGFNKEVVKDHFGFLVTGEEEWSHAIIKLATDYKYWESCSQNAKKEWDQKYSYDQIKTYWSNNVK; translated from the coding sequence GTGAAAAAAAAGGTATCGATCTATTTGCGGAACTGTAAGATTCATCCTTCCGGATATTATAGGATTTACCAATATTTCCGGGAGATGGATTCTGTGGCCATGAAGTACAGAGAACTGGTTCCGGATTCTGTATACAGAAATTATTTTTTTAATTATAATCTATTAAACAAATTTATCTATAGTATTGTAATTGTTTTCAAAAGTATATTTGATCTATTATGTGACGTGTTTATTTATAAACCGGATATTGTGATTATAAATCGGGAGATTTGTCCGAAATTTCAAACGAAAATCCATTACCTCCTTGAGAAAAAATTACTGAAAAAGGCATATGTGATCTGGGATATCGATGACGCGATTTTACTCAATGGAGAAATTAGCAAAAGCGAGTGGGAATTATTGGAAAATGAGTCGAATAAAATATCACTTTTGAGTGAATATTTGAAGAACATGTTATCAGAGGATAACTGGTCAAAAGTAGATTATATTCCAACGACAGACGGAGATTACATAAAGAAAGAGTTTCGGAAGCCAGATATGCGAAAAGAGGTTTATGAGAAGGAAATACGAATCATATGGCTTGCTACGGTAACGAATATTCCATACTTGGAGAAGTGTATTCCGTATTTAGAAAAGGTGGCGCAAGTATTAGAAGAGCAGTATAACAAAAGGTTGGTACTCACCTGTGTCTGTAATAAAGAAGTGAACGTTCAGACAAAATATCTGGTGCTCAGAAATGTAACGTGGGAGCGGGAGAAAGCATTGGATATCATGCATGAAAGTCACATTGGAATTATGCCGCTGGAGGATAATGAGTTCACTCGCGGAAAAGGCGGTTTTAAGCTGATCCAGTATATGTCTGCATCCATTCCTGTCGTGGCATCGAATGTTGGGTTTAATAAAGAAGTTGTGAAAGATCACTTTGGTTTTTTAGTGACAGGTGAAGAAGAGTGGAGCCATGCAATCATAAAGTTGGCAACAGATTATAAGTATTGGGAATCCTGTTCTCAAAATGCAAAAAAGGAATGGGATCAGAAGTATTCTTATGATCAGATCAAAACATATTGGAGCAATAATGTAAAGTAG
- a CDS encoding sugar transferase: MKVYERVVKPCIDFVLALCGLIILAPVFLIVSILIYVTDPGPVFFSQKRVGKNKKLFMIHKFRSMKMSTPKDMPTHLLENPEQYITAVGKILRKTSLDELPQIWDILLGKMSIVGPRPALWNQYDLIEERDKYGANDVRPGLTGWAQINGRDELEIEEKARLDGEYVRKLSFLFDLKCFVLTFFSVLKSDGVIEGGTGKLNKKE, translated from the coding sequence ATGAAGGTATATGAGAGAGTTGTAAAGCCGTGTATTGATTTTGTTTTGGCGCTCTGCGGTTTAATTATATTAGCGCCGGTATTTCTAATAGTATCTATTTTAATCTATGTAACCGATCCGGGACCGGTATTTTTTTCACAGAAGCGTGTGGGAAAGAACAAGAAATTGTTTATGATACATAAGTTCCGTTCCATGAAGATGAGTACGCCGAAGGATATGCCGACACATCTTCTTGAGAATCCGGAACAGTATATTACAGCGGTCGGGAAAATCTTAAGGAAGACAAGTTTGGATGAACTTCCGCAAATATGGGATATTCTGCTTGGCAAGATGAGTATTGTAGGACCGCGTCCTGCTCTGTGGAATCAGTATGATTTAATCGAAGAGAGAGATAAATATGGCGCCAACGATGTGAGACCGGGCTTGACTGGATGGGCGCAGATTAATGGCCGTGATGAGTTGGAGATTGAAGAAAAGGCAAGACTGGATGGGGAATATGTGAGAAAGCTTTCTTTCTTGTTTGATCTGAAATGCTTTGTGCTTACATTTTTCTCAGTGTTGAAATCAGACGGTGTCATAGAGGGCGGAACCGGCAAACTAAATAAAAAGGAATAA
- a CDS encoding glycosyltransferase, translating to MGNEPLISVIVPIYNVEKYLETCIESIQKQSYKNLEIILVNDGSPDDSPEICEKYRKIDSRIIVIHKKNGGLSSARNAGLKIAKGEIIVCVDSDDWIHEDMIQTMFDNLVKYDADMSVCNFEIKEENGPESTKKFSGKTEVLNREQAMQYAILPEKYYGFAWNKMYRKTILKDMLYDETIRKGEDSPFTCEYISKCDKVVYQDIPLYYYRQDSVSITRSKFNTGKMTVLDAYSGIVTLLEKNHFTSETIDLQKVQYANQMLSVLINIMNTDRRQYHNEVVKIRKMMKEYRSLYIASDHIDRLHKIVFVCGVWSEWLLALFTKMRKNMKG from the coding sequence ATGGGAAATGAGCCTTTAATCTCCGTAATCGTTCCAATATATAATGTGGAAAAATATTTGGAAACATGTATCGAAAGTATTCAAAAACAATCATATAAAAATCTGGAAATCATTTTAGTCAATGATGGTTCACCGGATGATTCGCCGGAAATTTGTGAAAAGTATAGAAAAATAGATTCAAGAATCATCGTAATACACAAAAAAAATGGTGGCTTGTCGTCTGCACGCAACGCAGGACTGAAAATAGCAAAAGGGGAAATCATCGTCTGTGTAGATTCGGATGACTGGATTCATGAAGATATGATCCAGACAATGTTTGATAATCTGGTAAAATATGATGCGGATATGTCTGTCTGCAATTTTGAGATCAAGGAAGAAAATGGACCGGAAAGTACGAAAAAGTTTTCAGGAAAAACAGAAGTCTTAAATAGAGAACAGGCGATGCAGTATGCAATCCTGCCGGAAAAATATTATGGATTTGCGTGGAATAAAATGTACCGCAAAACCATTTTGAAAGATATGCTGTATGATGAGACGATTCGAAAAGGAGAAGATTCTCCGTTTACATGTGAGTATATTTCAAAATGTGACAAAGTTGTTTATCAGGATATTCCGCTGTATTATTATCGACAGGATTCTGTCAGCATTACAAGGAGCAAATTTAATACGGGAAAAATGACGGTGCTGGATGCTTATTCAGGGATTGTCACATTGCTTGAGAAAAATCACTTCACTTCGGAAACGATTGATTTACAGAAAGTTCAATATGCAAATCAGATGCTCTCTGTTCTGATCAATATTATGAATACAGATCGGAGGCAGTATCACAATGAAGTTGTAAAGATCAGAAAAATGATGAAAGAATACAGGAGTCTGTATATAGCCTCAGATCACATTGACAGGCTGCATAAAATTGTTTTTGTGTGTGGTGTGTGGAGTGAGTGGCTCCTTGCACTGTTTACGAAAATGAGAAAAAATATGAAAGGTTAG